The DNA window TCGTGCTATGCGGGCTACGCAGCATGCCGGCCTGCGTTTTGGGGCTCGGGCTGCCGAACAGCGCTAGCGCCACGCCGGAAAGCAGCAGCCGGCGGCGCGAGGTTGCGCCGTTAAGCGGCTTGAAACGCAAAAAAGGGTCAACCGGCTTATTCATATTATGGCTCTCCGTGGCGGCAATCAGTTTGGCGACGTTTCTATCCGTCATTATTTCACGTTGCAGGCGCATTGGCCTTCTCCCCGCCATTTTCGGCAGCCGGGTATGGCCAGCGCAGCTCAAGCACGCGTTTGGCGTTTTTATCCTGCAATTTGGGCTATGTACGGTATATACCCAAAATAATTCGAGTTGCAGGAAGGCGGCAACGCAGTGAGTCCCCAGGAGCTTACTCCAGTAAGTGACTGGGGTGAGCGAGGAAAGCCAACACACCTGCAACTTGAAGTATGAAGGGTATACGTATTGGTCGTTATCAATCACCCGATAACTATTTCCATTTATTACGTTTGTTTTCGGCGCATGCGCGCTATTGCGCTACGAAAATCCAGCGGCAGCGCGGCACAAATCGCAGTTTGATATTGCGTATATGGATAATCACGCGATAATCAGGGAAATACTCTTTTTTATAATGGCGAGCGGCTATGGAAATTCGCGTATTTCGGCAAGACGATTTTGAAGAAGTTCTGACCTTGTGGGAGCGCTGCGATCTGCTGCGCCCGTGGAACGATCCGGAAATGGACATTGAGCGCAAGCTGAATCACGATCCGGAACTGTTTCTGGTGGCGGAAGTGGGCGGTGAAGTGGTCGGTTCGGTCATGGGCGGCTATGACGGCCACCGCGGTTCGGCGTATTACCTCGGGGTGCATCCGGATTACCGCGGCCGCGGCATCGCCAACGCGCTGATCAACCGGCTGGAGAAAAAGCTGATCGCGCGCGGTTGCCCCAAAATCCAATTGATGGTGCGGGAAGATAACGACACCGTGATCGATATGTATGAAAAGCTGGGCTATGAGATCCAGGGGATAACCAGCCTGGGCAAACGGCTGATTGAAGATCAGGAATATTGATCGCACCGATGGCATAGGCCCGCACCACCACACGGCACACCCATTATCACACCGGCATAATGGGCTTCTCTTGTTCGCACTCTCCCTCCGTATTTGATCGTTCCACGGGCTAAAACGGCCTCATGATGGTGCGTGGCCGATCGCCGGTGGTGCAATTGCCCGCTATCGTTTACCCCTGCTGTTTTGCCCTACTGCCTGTGTTGCCTGTTCCCAACCGGTACGATCCTGCCAAAAGATCTTTTTTTACAACGGGTAAAGAAAATCCGCATCTGCCTGGTTATTTTTTGGCATCTTTTCTGCATTAATTCCATAGTTACGAAATTGTTTCCGTTATAGCGGAATTACTTGGAGGCACCATGGGAAAAGTGAATCAGGCAGTAACAGGCATGAAACGGGTTGGCATATTGGCGGGGTTGGCGCTGCTGGGTTGTTACGCGGCGCAGGCGAATGCGGCCCGGCTGGATGACGTACTGAAACGCGGCTATCTGATCGTCGGCACCGGCAGCACCAACGCGCCCTGGGGGTTCCAGGGCGCCGACGGCCAACTGCAGGGTTTTGATATCGATATCGCCCGGATCGTTGCCAAAGGGTTGTTCAACGATCCGACCAAAGTGCGGTTTGTACAGCAGTCTTCGGATGCGCGAATCCCCAACCTGCTGACCGACAAGGTGGATATGACCTGCCAGGCAATGACG is part of the Gibbsiella quercinecans genome and encodes:
- a CDS encoding GNAT family acetyltransferase — its product is MEIRVFRQDDFEEVLTLWERCDLLRPWNDPEMDIERKLNHDPELFLVAEVGGEVVGSVMGGYDGHRGSAYYLGVHPDYRGRGIANALINRLEKKLIARGCPKIQLMVREDNDTVIDMYEKLGYEIQGITSLGKRLIEDQEY